A window of Microbispora hainanensis genomic DNA:
GGCAGCGGTTTCTGGCACTGGGTGCTGTACGACATCCCGGCCACCGTCACCGAGCTGCCGACCGGCGCGGGCAACGGCCCCGACTTCAAGGGCCTGCCGGAGGGCGCCAAGCACGCGCGCAACGACTTCAGCACCAAGGAGTACGGCGGGGCGGCGCCACCGCCCGGCCACCCGCACCGCTACGTGTTCGCCGTGCACGCCCTGGGCGTGGAGTCCCTGGGCCTCGACACCGACACGCCACCGGCCGTGGTCGGCTTCAACATCACCGCCAACACGCTCGCCCGGGGTTATATCGCACCTGTGTACGAAACCTGACGCGGAAGGGCCGCTCGTTCCACTATGATTCGAACGGAGATTCGACATAGGGGAGGGGCGGATGAGCGACCTCGCGACGGCGATCGACAATCTGGCCGCTGAAGATCCCTCGGAGCTTCCCGTCGGGCTGATCGCGGAGCAGCTCATCGAGCTGCACTGGCAGATGGCCCGTCTGCAGGCCCAGATCGCCAGGCGCACCCACCTGCGCGCACGTTTCGACTCGCCGGCCTCGCCCAACTGAGGCCCGGCCTGCCCTGCCGCATGGTGTTCGCCGCCGGGCGGCCGCGGGTGAGCGCCCGTGTCCGCTCCACGGCGGGCACCCCGGCAGGGCTCGATCCGGCAGGGCTCGATCCGGCAGGGCTCGATCGGGCAGGTCGGCCTGGCGTGGACACCTTGGCACAACGACCAGGCGTTACGGCCCGGCACAACGGTCCGGCACAACGGTCCGGCATAACGCCTTGGTATGACACCGGACGGCCGGCGCCCCTCGGGGGTGCCGGCCGTTCTCGTCGTTCGACGTCTTTCTGACAGCCCTGCCGTACGTGTCCGATGGCCGTGCAGCAGGGTCACCGGCGAGCCGCCTCGACGGTGACGGCGGCCTCAGGCGAGGCTCACCGGCCGTACCCGCGGCTCCCGGTCGGCGCGACGTCGGCCACCGTGTCAGGGGCGGACGAGACCGTGCTCGACGCCGCGGCGTCGGCCGTGGCCGAGGCGGAGGCGGCGATGTCGGCCGCGGCCCCCGCCGTCGCGGCGGCACCCTGCGCCGGAGCGTCCGCGGTGTTCCTGATGGTCTTGGTGACCGCGCGGGTGTTGGCGTCGGCCTGGGTGGCGGCGTCGGTCGCCGCCGTCTGGGTGCTGCTCATGGCGCTGTCCGCCGGCGTCTCGCACGGCACCAGCGCCAGCAGGCCGCCCGCGCTGCCGGCGGTCGCCGCCACGGCGCCCTTGAGGCTGAGCAGCGCGTTGAGCCGCGCGGTGACGTTGAGCCCGGCGTTGACCACGGCGCCCACGTTCGCGACGGCCGCCGCCGAGGCGTCCACCGCCGTGGCGGCCTGGCCGGAAGCGGCGACGACCGGCTTGCCGACCTGGGCGACGAGGCCCGCGGCGACGGTCGCCTTGGCGGCGAGAGCCGCGTTGACGTCCGCGACCGCGACCAGGGCGGCGGAGAGGTGGGCCTCCAGCCGGGCGATGACGTTGGCGTCGACGGTGACGGCGGCGTCGGCCACGATGTCGGCCGCGATGGCGGCGGCCGCGCAGATGTGCGCGTTCGCCTCGGCGGACAGGTTGGCGGTGACGGTGCCGGCGAGCTTCGCGACCGCGACGAGGTTGGCCCTGATGTCAGCGGTCAGGTCCACCGCCACCCCGGCGGCCACGTCGGCGGCCACGTCGGCTGCCGCGTCGGCCTGCGCGACGACGCCGCCCGTGGCCCCGCCGACGACCGTGCCCTGCAGATCGGCCAGAAGCCTCGCCACCGTCGTGACCCGCTTCTCCGTGCACTTCTTGGCGCACACGTCAGCCTGTGCGGGCGCGGCCAGCATGCCGGCGATGCCGATCGTGACGGCGACGACGGCTGTCCTAACCACTCGTTTCATTGACTTGCCCCCGGTTCATATTCCTTTTCACGAGAGTGGGAATGACGAACCCAAGAACCCCCGTGCGTCGGCGAGCACGCCGACAAAGACGTCGGCATTTCTATCACTGCCGATCACAGGGGAAAGCCCTGCTGACCAGGGGATGTAGGGCCGGCACCCCGTCCGGAAAGTCGGTATATCGAGCACCGGACGAGCACTTGACGGTCACCCCAATCCCGCCTCCGGAGAAAGCGACGGTAAACACCGCGCCCAGGCCCCGGGGCAGATCTTTCCGCTCACTTTTAGCGACGCGCCGGCGGACGTCGCGGCCCGGCCGGTCGGAGGCCGTCCACGAATCCGCCCTATCGCGACATATCTCGATAGGGGTTACGCTGGTGAGGTGACCTCCCTCACCCCGTACGCGGGAGACGACCCCGCACAGCGCGCCTCGGACGCCGACCGCGACCGAGTGGCGGCCGTCCTCGGCGAGGCGCTGGCCACCGGCCGCCTGACGAGCGTCGAACACGCCGACAGGCTCGACGCCGCCTACAGCGCCGTGACCATCGGCGACCTCGCACCTCTGATCAAGGACCTGCCCGACACGGCCCACCCGCCGACCGTGCTCTCCACGGAACGGCAGCAGGTCTCCGCCGTGTTCAGCAAGATCATACGTCGTGGGCGCTGGGTCGCCGGGCGGCACACCGAGCTGAGCTCGGTGTTCGGCGCGCTGATCGTGGATCTCAGCGACGCGGTCCTGCCCGGCCGTGAGGTGACGCTGGAGCTGAACTCCCTCTGCGGCAAGCTCATCGTCACCGTGCCGGCCGACGCCAGGGTCGTCGACGAGGGCAGCGCGATCTTCTCCAAGCGCTCGGTGACCGGCGGGAGCGCCGACGGCGACGGCCCGCTGATCCGCGTCACCGGCAACGCGCGCTTCGGC
This region includes:
- a CDS encoding YbhB/YbcL family Raf kinase inhibitor-like protein; its protein translation is MPTPPPIPYDHLPEVPALTVESDDIRDGERLPEAHVFNDWGMNGQNLSPHLRWSGAPEGTKSYAVTCFDPDAPTGSGFWHWVLYDIPATVTELPTGAGNGPDFKGLPEGAKHARNDFSTKEYGGAAPPPGHPHRYVFAVHALGVESLGLDTDTPPAVVGFNITANTLARGYIAPVYET
- a CDS encoding DUF1707 SHOCT-like domain-containing protein — its product is MTSLTPYAGDDPAQRASDADRDRVAAVLGEALATGRLTSVEHADRLDAAYSAVTIGDLAPLIKDLPDTAHPPTVLSTERQQVSAVFSKIIRRGRWVAGRHTELSSVFGALIVDLSDAVLPGREVTLELNSLCGKLIVTVPADARVVDEGSAIFSKRSVTGGSADGDGPLIRVTGNARFGKIVVYRGTRR